The Mytilus trossulus isolate FHL-02 chromosome 3, PNRI_Mtr1.1.1.hap1, whole genome shotgun sequence genome contains a region encoding:
- the LOC134712249 gene encoding RNA-binding protein Pasilla-like isoform X13, with the protein MTLLDLHRSPGLNNLDEPMTETQDYMSFNVWRGTPEQMQHMMTEESNGDAIMGDNIHLKILVPSIAAGAIIGKGGETIAQVQKEAGARVKMSKANDFYPATTERVCLIMGAADSVRKIHTFIMEKIREKPDPNPKLEETNKNFERHRQVKILVPNSTAGMIIGKSGNYIKQIKEESGAYIQISQKSKEINLPERCVTIAGDVESNKKAVDLILQKIVEDPQSGSCPNISYADYTGPVASANPTGSPFANPNVAQNRGQEMVVNTTNYSTQGAFGIGINGNTAFSNSLGNGITNLNLNAALGQPGGQMTSSALENLKMTLRGNGYSEQATEDISNAMNVLASYGILGMIGLNQIPTVNNMGTIANMGQPTPGMTAGVANMQNMQNMQNMQATMQQGMNMNSSLGAQGMMAATPASSAQNNSYLNTSNSSTGAGSLFGPVGSGSSGLGSSGSTGAGSSLFGSSSPSMANERYVGSPMLNDSFTGATNYTSTPTAFAAPAMQTEKPPNIALNQNSFGLGTSMYSPTEDKQQTIKQDLEVAESIVGAILGPGGKGIVELQQFTQTNIQISKKGVYVPGTRNRIVTVTGTPSNIGKAQYLIQQRIQQEELKRARQASR; encoded by the exons GTGACAACATACATTTAAAGATCTTAGTGCCGTCAATTGCCGCCGGAGCCATCATTGGTAAAGGAGGAGAAACCATCGCTCAAGTACAAAAAGAGGCTGGAGCCCGCGTTAAAATGTCCAAGGCTAATGACTTTTATCCAG CCACAACAGAAAGAGTATGCTTAATAATGGGTGCTGCAGATTCTGTCAGAAAAATACACACATTCATCATGgaaaaaattagagaaaagcCAGACCCCAACCCAAAGTtagaagaaacaaataaaaactttgagAGGCACAGACAG GTTAAAATTTTAGTGCCAAACAGCACAGCGGGAATGATTATAGGAAAATCAGGAAACTATATAAAACAGATAAAGGAAGAAAGTGGGGCCTACATACAGATATCACAGAAGTCTAAAGAAATTAATTTACCAGAAAGATGTGTTACAATAGCTG gTGATGTTGAATCCAACAAAAAAGCAGTAGActtaattttacagaaaattgtTGAAGATCCACAAAGTGGGAGTTGTCCAAATATCAGCTATGCAGATTATACTGGTCCTGTTGCAAGTGCTAATCCTACTGGTTCCCCATTTGCAAACCCTAATGTTGCACAAAACAGAGGACAAGAAATGGTTGTCAACACAACCAATTATTCAACCCAAGGTGCTTTTGGCATAGGAATAAATGGGAACACTGCTTTTAGCAATAGTTTAGGAAACGGAAttacaaatttgaatttaaatgctGCATTAGGGCAACCAGGTGGACAAATGACCAGTTCAGCAttggaaaatttgaaaatgacattACGTGGAAACGGGTATTCCGAACAGGCTACAGAGGATATCAGTAACGCTATGAACGTGTTGGCAAGTTATGGCATTCTAGGAATGATAGGACTGAATCAGATTCCAACAGTAAATAATATGGGAACGATTGCAAATATGGGACAGCCTACTCCAGGGATGACAGCAGGTGTGGCTAATATGCAGAATATGCAGAACATGCAGAATATGCAGGCTACTATGCAGCAAGGAATGAACATGAACTCTTCCCTTGGAGCTCAAGGAATGATGGCTGCCACGCCTGCCAGCTCAGCACAGAATAATTCTTATCTCAATACGAGCAATAGCTCAACTGGTGCTGGTAGTTTGTTTGGACCTGTTGGTAGTGGGTCATCTGGTTTGGGGAGTTCTGGATCAACTGGAGCTGGCTCTAGTCTGTTTGGGAGCTCCTCACCAAGTATGGCCAATGAGAGATACGTTGGGAGCCCCATGTTGAATGACTCATTTACAGGAGCAACAAATTACACAAGCACTCCAACAGCATTTGCCGCACCAGCCATGCAGACTGAAAAACCGCCAAACATAGCACTGAATCAAAATTCTTTTGGTTTAGGAACAAGTATGTACAGTCCAACAGAGGATAAACAACAAACCATTAAACAGGATTTGGAAGTAGCAGAAAGTATAGTAGGGGCTATTTTAGGTCCAGGTGGAAAAGGAATTGTTGAATTACAGCAGTTTACACAAACCAACATCCAGATTTCCAAGAAAGGAGTTTACGTACCTGGTACCAGAAATCGTATTGTCACAGTAACTGGTACTCCATCAAATATAGGAAAAGCACAGTATCTTATACAACAACGTATACAACAAGAAGAACTTAAACGTGCTAGACAAGCGTCTCGTTAA
- the LOC134712249 gene encoding RNA-binding protein Pasilla-like isoform X4, which translates to MAMNYDGMNGTDMDTSDSRKRPLDTEIDNGVPKRSNQGTPEQMQHMMTEESNGDAIMGDNIHLKILVPSIAAGAIIGKGGETIAQVQKEAGARVKMSKANDFYPATTERVCLIMGAADSVRKIHTFIMEKIREKPDPNPKLEETNKNFERHRQVCNEVKILVPNSTAGMIIGKSGNYIKQIKEESGAYIQISQKSKEINLPERCVTIAGDVESNKKAVDLILQKIVEDPQSGSCPNISYADYTGPVASANPTGSPFANPNVAQNRGQEMVVNTTNYSTQGAFGIGINGNTAFSNSLGNGITNLNLNAALGQPGGQMTSSALENLKMTLRGNGYSEQATEDISNAMNVLASYGILGMIGLNQIPTVNNMGTIANMGQPTPGMTAGVANMQNMQNMQNMQATMQQGMNMNSSLGAQGMMAATPASSAQNNSYLNTSNSSTGAGSLFGPVGSGSSGLGSSGSTGAGSSLFGSSSPSMANERYVGSPMLNDSFTGATNYTSTPTAFAAPAMQTEKPPNIALNQNSFGLGTSMYSPTEDKQQTIKQDLEVAESIVGAILGPGGKGIVELQQFTQTNIQISKKGVYVPGTRNRIVTVTGTPSNIGKAQYLIQQRIQQEELKRARQASR; encoded by the exons GTGACAACATACATTTAAAGATCTTAGTGCCGTCAATTGCCGCCGGAGCCATCATTGGTAAAGGAGGAGAAACCATCGCTCAAGTACAAAAAGAGGCTGGAGCCCGCGTTAAAATGTCCAAGGCTAATGACTTTTATCCAG CCACAACAGAAAGAGTATGCTTAATAATGGGTGCTGCAGATTCTGTCAGAAAAATACACACATTCATCATGgaaaaaattagagaaaagcCAGACCCCAACCCAAAGTtagaagaaacaaataaaaactttgagAGGCACAGACAGGTTTGTAATGAA GTTAAAATTTTAGTGCCAAACAGCACAGCGGGAATGATTATAGGAAAATCAGGAAACTATATAAAACAGATAAAGGAAGAAAGTGGGGCCTACATACAGATATCACAGAAGTCTAAAGAAATTAATTTACCAGAAAGATGTGTTACAATAGCTG gTGATGTTGAATCCAACAAAAAAGCAGTAGActtaattttacagaaaattgtTGAAGATCCACAAAGTGGGAGTTGTCCAAATATCAGCTATGCAGATTATACTGGTCCTGTTGCAAGTGCTAATCCTACTGGTTCCCCATTTGCAAACCCTAATGTTGCACAAAACAGAGGACAAGAAATGGTTGTCAACACAACCAATTATTCAACCCAAGGTGCTTTTGGCATAGGAATAAATGGGAACACTGCTTTTAGCAATAGTTTAGGAAACGGAAttacaaatttgaatttaaatgctGCATTAGGGCAACCAGGTGGACAAATGACCAGTTCAGCAttggaaaatttgaaaatgacattACGTGGAAACGGGTATTCCGAACAGGCTACAGAGGATATCAGTAACGCTATGAACGTGTTGGCAAGTTATGGCATTCTAGGAATGATAGGACTGAATCAGATTCCAACAGTAAATAATATGGGAACGATTGCAAATATGGGACAGCCTACTCCAGGGATGACAGCAGGTGTGGCTAATATGCAGAATATGCAGAACATGCAGAATATGCAGGCTACTATGCAGCAAGGAATGAACATGAACTCTTCCCTTGGAGCTCAAGGAATGATGGCTGCCACGCCTGCCAGCTCAGCACAGAATAATTCTTATCTCAATACGAGCAATAGCTCAACTGGTGCTGGTAGTTTGTTTGGACCTGTTGGTAGTGGGTCATCTGGTTTGGGGAGTTCTGGATCAACTGGAGCTGGCTCTAGTCTGTTTGGGAGCTCCTCACCAAGTATGGCCAATGAGAGATACGTTGGGAGCCCCATGTTGAATGACTCATTTACAGGAGCAACAAATTACACAAGCACTCCAACAGCATTTGCCGCACCAGCCATGCAGACTGAAAAACCGCCAAACATAGCACTGAATCAAAATTCTTTTGGTTTAGGAACAAGTATGTACAGTCCAACAGAGGATAAACAACAAACCATTAAACAGGATTTGGAAGTAGCAGAAAGTATAGTAGGGGCTATTTTAGGTCCAGGTGGAAAAGGAATTGTTGAATTACAGCAGTTTACACAAACCAACATCCAGATTTCCAAGAAAGGAGTTTACGTACCTGGTACCAGAAATCGTATTGTCACAGTAACTGGTACTCCATCAAATATAGGAAAAGCACAGTATCTTATACAACAACGTATACAACAAGAAGAACTTAAACGTGCTAGACAAGCGTCTCGTTAA
- the LOC134712249 gene encoding RNA-binding protein Pasilla-like isoform X12, with protein sequence MMHPFSSEFILSGQIGEMSSFAEPYVYCDNIHLKILVPSIAAGAIIGKGGETIAQVQKEAGARVKMSKANDFYPATTERVCLIMGAADSVRKIHTFIMEKIREKPDPNPKLEETNKNFERHRQVCNEVKILVPNSTAGMIIGKSGNYIKQIKEESGAYIQISQKSKEINLPERCVTIAGDVESNKKAVDLILQKIVEDPQSGSCPNISYADYTGPVASANPTGSPFANPNVAQNRGQEMVVNTTNYSTQGAFGIGINGNTAFSNSLGNGITNLNLNAALGQPGGQMTSSALENLKMTLRGNGYSEQATEDISNAMNVLASYGILGMIGLNQIPTVNNMGTIANMGQPTPGMTAGVANMQNMQNMQNMQATMQQGMNMNSSLGAQGMMAATPASSAQNNSYLNTSNSSTGAGSLFGPVGSGSSGLGSSGSTGAGSSLFGSSSPSMANERYVGSPMLNDSFTGATNYTSTPTAFAAPAMQTEKPPNIALNQNSFGLGTSMYSPTEDKQQTIKQDLEVAESIVGAILGPGGKGIVELQQFTQTNIQISKKGVYVPGTRNRIVTVTGTPSNIGKAQYLIQQRIQQEELKRARQASR encoded by the exons GTGACAACATACATTTAAAGATCTTAGTGCCGTCAATTGCCGCCGGAGCCATCATTGGTAAAGGAGGAGAAACCATCGCTCAAGTACAAAAAGAGGCTGGAGCCCGCGTTAAAATGTCCAAGGCTAATGACTTTTATCCAG CCACAACAGAAAGAGTATGCTTAATAATGGGTGCTGCAGATTCTGTCAGAAAAATACACACATTCATCATGgaaaaaattagagaaaagcCAGACCCCAACCCAAAGTtagaagaaacaaataaaaactttgagAGGCACAGACAGGTTTGTAATGAA GTTAAAATTTTAGTGCCAAACAGCACAGCGGGAATGATTATAGGAAAATCAGGAAACTATATAAAACAGATAAAGGAAGAAAGTGGGGCCTACATACAGATATCACAGAAGTCTAAAGAAATTAATTTACCAGAAAGATGTGTTACAATAGCTG gTGATGTTGAATCCAACAAAAAAGCAGTAGActtaattttacagaaaattgtTGAAGATCCACAAAGTGGGAGTTGTCCAAATATCAGCTATGCAGATTATACTGGTCCTGTTGCAAGTGCTAATCCTACTGGTTCCCCATTTGCAAACCCTAATGTTGCACAAAACAGAGGACAAGAAATGGTTGTCAACACAACCAATTATTCAACCCAAGGTGCTTTTGGCATAGGAATAAATGGGAACACTGCTTTTAGCAATAGTTTAGGAAACGGAAttacaaatttgaatttaaatgctGCATTAGGGCAACCAGGTGGACAAATGACCAGTTCAGCAttggaaaatttgaaaatgacattACGTGGAAACGGGTATTCCGAACAGGCTACAGAGGATATCAGTAACGCTATGAACGTGTTGGCAAGTTATGGCATTCTAGGAATGATAGGACTGAATCAGATTCCAACAGTAAATAATATGGGAACGATTGCAAATATGGGACAGCCTACTCCAGGGATGACAGCAGGTGTGGCTAATATGCAGAATATGCAGAACATGCAGAATATGCAGGCTACTATGCAGCAAGGAATGAACATGAACTCTTCCCTTGGAGCTCAAGGAATGATGGCTGCCACGCCTGCCAGCTCAGCACAGAATAATTCTTATCTCAATACGAGCAATAGCTCAACTGGTGCTGGTAGTTTGTTTGGACCTGTTGGTAGTGGGTCATCTGGTTTGGGGAGTTCTGGATCAACTGGAGCTGGCTCTAGTCTGTTTGGGAGCTCCTCACCAAGTATGGCCAATGAGAGATACGTTGGGAGCCCCATGTTGAATGACTCATTTACAGGAGCAACAAATTACACAAGCACTCCAACAGCATTTGCCGCACCAGCCATGCAGACTGAAAAACCGCCAAACATAGCACTGAATCAAAATTCTTTTGGTTTAGGAACAAGTATGTACAGTCCAACAGAGGATAAACAACAAACCATTAAACAGGATTTGGAAGTAGCAGAAAGTATAGTAGGGGCTATTTTAGGTCCAGGTGGAAAAGGAATTGTTGAATTACAGCAGTTTACACAAACCAACATCCAGATTTCCAAGAAAGGAGTTTACGTACCTGGTACCAGAAATCGTATTGTCACAGTAACTGGTACTCCATCAAATATAGGAAAAGCACAGTATCTTATACAACAACGTATACAACAAGAAGAACTTAAACGTGCTAGACAAGCGTCTCGTTAA
- the LOC134712249 gene encoding RNA-binding protein Pasilla-like isoform X6 encodes MTLLDLHRSPGLNNLDEPMTETQDYMSFNVWRGTPEQMQHMMTEESNGDAIMGDNIHLKILVPSIAAGAIIGKGGETIAQVQKEAGARVKMSKANDFYPATTERVCLIMGAADSVRKIHTFIMEKIREKPDPNPKLEETNKNFERHRQVCNEVKILVPNSTAGMIIGKSGNYIKQIKEESGAYIQISQKSKEINLPERCVTIAGDVESNKKAVDLILQKIVEDPQSGSCPNISYADYTGPVASANPTGSPFANPNVAQNRGQEMVVNTTNYSTQGAFGIGINGNTAFSNSLGNGITNLNLNAALGQPGGQMTSSALENLKMTLRGNGYSEQATEDISNAMNVLASYGILGMIGLNQIPTVNNMGTIANMGQPTPGMTAGVANMQNMQNMQNMQATMQQGMNMNSSLGAQGMMAATPASSAQNNSYLNTSNSSTGAGSLFGPVGSGSSGLGSSGSTGAGSSLFGSSSPSMANERYVGSPMLNDSFTGATNYTSTPTAFAAPAMQTEKPPNIALNQNSFGLGTSMYSPTEDKQQTIKQDLEVAESIVGAILGPGGKGIVELQQFTQTNIQISKKGVYVPGTRNRIVTVTGTPSNIGKAQYLIQQRIQQEELKRARQASR; translated from the exons GTGACAACATACATTTAAAGATCTTAGTGCCGTCAATTGCCGCCGGAGCCATCATTGGTAAAGGAGGAGAAACCATCGCTCAAGTACAAAAAGAGGCTGGAGCCCGCGTTAAAATGTCCAAGGCTAATGACTTTTATCCAG CCACAACAGAAAGAGTATGCTTAATAATGGGTGCTGCAGATTCTGTCAGAAAAATACACACATTCATCATGgaaaaaattagagaaaagcCAGACCCCAACCCAAAGTtagaagaaacaaataaaaactttgagAGGCACAGACAGGTTTGTAATGAA GTTAAAATTTTAGTGCCAAACAGCACAGCGGGAATGATTATAGGAAAATCAGGAAACTATATAAAACAGATAAAGGAAGAAAGTGGGGCCTACATACAGATATCACAGAAGTCTAAAGAAATTAATTTACCAGAAAGATGTGTTACAATAGCTG gTGATGTTGAATCCAACAAAAAAGCAGTAGActtaattttacagaaaattgtTGAAGATCCACAAAGTGGGAGTTGTCCAAATATCAGCTATGCAGATTATACTGGTCCTGTTGCAAGTGCTAATCCTACTGGTTCCCCATTTGCAAACCCTAATGTTGCACAAAACAGAGGACAAGAAATGGTTGTCAACACAACCAATTATTCAACCCAAGGTGCTTTTGGCATAGGAATAAATGGGAACACTGCTTTTAGCAATAGTTTAGGAAACGGAAttacaaatttgaatttaaatgctGCATTAGGGCAACCAGGTGGACAAATGACCAGTTCAGCAttggaaaatttgaaaatgacattACGTGGAAACGGGTATTCCGAACAGGCTACAGAGGATATCAGTAACGCTATGAACGTGTTGGCAAGTTATGGCATTCTAGGAATGATAGGACTGAATCAGATTCCAACAGTAAATAATATGGGAACGATTGCAAATATGGGACAGCCTACTCCAGGGATGACAGCAGGTGTGGCTAATATGCAGAATATGCAGAACATGCAGAATATGCAGGCTACTATGCAGCAAGGAATGAACATGAACTCTTCCCTTGGAGCTCAAGGAATGATGGCTGCCACGCCTGCCAGCTCAGCACAGAATAATTCTTATCTCAATACGAGCAATAGCTCAACTGGTGCTGGTAGTTTGTTTGGACCTGTTGGTAGTGGGTCATCTGGTTTGGGGAGTTCTGGATCAACTGGAGCTGGCTCTAGTCTGTTTGGGAGCTCCTCACCAAGTATGGCCAATGAGAGATACGTTGGGAGCCCCATGTTGAATGACTCATTTACAGGAGCAACAAATTACACAAGCACTCCAACAGCATTTGCCGCACCAGCCATGCAGACTGAAAAACCGCCAAACATAGCACTGAATCAAAATTCTTTTGGTTTAGGAACAAGTATGTACAGTCCAACAGAGGATAAACAACAAACCATTAAACAGGATTTGGAAGTAGCAGAAAGTATAGTAGGGGCTATTTTAGGTCCAGGTGGAAAAGGAATTGTTGAATTACAGCAGTTTACACAAACCAACATCCAGATTTCCAAGAAAGGAGTTTACGTACCTGGTACCAGAAATCGTATTGTCACAGTAACTGGTACTCCATCAAATATAGGAAAAGCACAGTATCTTATACAACAACGTATACAACAAGAAGAACTTAAACGTGCTAGACAAGCGTCTCGTTAA
- the LOC134712249 gene encoding RNA-binding protein Pasilla-like isoform X5, giving the protein MAMNYDGMNGTDMDTSDSRKRPLDTEIDNGVPKRSNQGAGTPEQMQHMMTEESNGDAIMGDNIHLKILVPSIAAGAIIGKGGETIAQVQKEAGARVKMSKANDFYPATTERVCLIMGAADSVRKIHTFIMEKIREKPDPNPKLEETNKNFERHRQVKILVPNSTAGMIIGKSGNYIKQIKEESGAYIQISQKSKEINLPERCVTIAGDVESNKKAVDLILQKIVEDPQSGSCPNISYADYTGPVASANPTGSPFANPNVAQNRGQEMVVNTTNYSTQGAFGIGINGNTAFSNSLGNGITNLNLNAALGQPGGQMTSSALENLKMTLRGNGYSEQATEDISNAMNVLASYGILGMIGLNQIPTVNNMGTIANMGQPTPGMTAGVANMQNMQNMQNMQATMQQGMNMNSSLGAQGMMAATPASSAQNNSYLNTSNSSTGAGSLFGPVGSGSSGLGSSGSTGAGSSLFGSSSPSMANERYVGSPMLNDSFTGATNYTSTPTAFAAPAMQTEKPPNIALNQNSFGLGTSMYSPTEDKQQTIKQDLEVAESIVGAILGPGGKGIVELQQFTQTNIQISKKGVYVPGTRNRIVTVTGTPSNIGKAQYLIQQRIQQEELKRARQASR; this is encoded by the exons GTGACAACATACATTTAAAGATCTTAGTGCCGTCAATTGCCGCCGGAGCCATCATTGGTAAAGGAGGAGAAACCATCGCTCAAGTACAAAAAGAGGCTGGAGCCCGCGTTAAAATGTCCAAGGCTAATGACTTTTATCCAG CCACAACAGAAAGAGTATGCTTAATAATGGGTGCTGCAGATTCTGTCAGAAAAATACACACATTCATCATGgaaaaaattagagaaaagcCAGACCCCAACCCAAAGTtagaagaaacaaataaaaactttgagAGGCACAGACAG GTTAAAATTTTAGTGCCAAACAGCACAGCGGGAATGATTATAGGAAAATCAGGAAACTATATAAAACAGATAAAGGAAGAAAGTGGGGCCTACATACAGATATCACAGAAGTCTAAAGAAATTAATTTACCAGAAAGATGTGTTACAATAGCTG gTGATGTTGAATCCAACAAAAAAGCAGTAGActtaattttacagaaaattgtTGAAGATCCACAAAGTGGGAGTTGTCCAAATATCAGCTATGCAGATTATACTGGTCCTGTTGCAAGTGCTAATCCTACTGGTTCCCCATTTGCAAACCCTAATGTTGCACAAAACAGAGGACAAGAAATGGTTGTCAACACAACCAATTATTCAACCCAAGGTGCTTTTGGCATAGGAATAAATGGGAACACTGCTTTTAGCAATAGTTTAGGAAACGGAAttacaaatttgaatttaaatgctGCATTAGGGCAACCAGGTGGACAAATGACCAGTTCAGCAttggaaaatttgaaaatgacattACGTGGAAACGGGTATTCCGAACAGGCTACAGAGGATATCAGTAACGCTATGAACGTGTTGGCAAGTTATGGCATTCTAGGAATGATAGGACTGAATCAGATTCCAACAGTAAATAATATGGGAACGATTGCAAATATGGGACAGCCTACTCCAGGGATGACAGCAGGTGTGGCTAATATGCAGAATATGCAGAACATGCAGAATATGCAGGCTACTATGCAGCAAGGAATGAACATGAACTCTTCCCTTGGAGCTCAAGGAATGATGGCTGCCACGCCTGCCAGCTCAGCACAGAATAATTCTTATCTCAATACGAGCAATAGCTCAACTGGTGCTGGTAGTTTGTTTGGACCTGTTGGTAGTGGGTCATCTGGTTTGGGGAGTTCTGGATCAACTGGAGCTGGCTCTAGTCTGTTTGGGAGCTCCTCACCAAGTATGGCCAATGAGAGATACGTTGGGAGCCCCATGTTGAATGACTCATTTACAGGAGCAACAAATTACACAAGCACTCCAACAGCATTTGCCGCACCAGCCATGCAGACTGAAAAACCGCCAAACATAGCACTGAATCAAAATTCTTTTGGTTTAGGAACAAGTATGTACAGTCCAACAGAGGATAAACAACAAACCATTAAACAGGATTTGGAAGTAGCAGAAAGTATAGTAGGGGCTATTTTAGGTCCAGGTGGAAAAGGAATTGTTGAATTACAGCAGTTTACACAAACCAACATCCAGATTTCCAAGAAAGGAGTTTACGTACCTGGTACCAGAAATCGTATTGTCACAGTAACTGGTACTCCATCAAATATAGGAAAAGCACAGTATCTTATACAACAACGTATACAACAAGAAGAACTTAAACGTGCTAGACAAGCGTCTCGTTAA
- the LOC134712249 gene encoding RNA-binding protein Pasilla-like isoform X3: MAMNYDGMNGTDMDTSDSRKRPLDTEIDNGVPKRSNQGAGTPEQMQHMMTEESNGDAIMGDNIHLKILVPSIAAGAIIGKGGETIAQVQKEAGARVKMSKANDFYPATTERVCLIMGAADSVRKIHTFIMEKIREKPDPNPKLEETNKNFERHRQVCNEVKILVPNSTAGMIIGKSGNYIKQIKEESGAYIQISQKSKEINLPERCVTIAGDVESNKKAVDLILQKIVEDPQSGSCPNISYADYTGPVASANPTGSPFANPNVAQNRGQEMVVNTTNYSTQGAFGIGINGNTAFSNSLGNGITNLNLNAALGQPGGQMTSSALENLKMTLRGNGYSEQATEDISNAMNVLASYGILGMIGLNQIPTVNNMGTIANMGQPTPGMTAGVANMQNMQNMQNMQATMQQGMNMNSSLGAQGMMAATPASSAQNNSYLNTSNSSTGAGSLFGPVGSGSSGLGSSGSTGAGSSLFGSSSPSMANERYVGSPMLNDSFTGATNYTSTPTAFAAPAMQTEKPPNIALNQNSFGLGTSMYSPTEDKQQTIKQDLEVAESIVGAILGPGGKGIVELQQFTQTNIQISKKGVYVPGTRNRIVTVTGTPSNIGKAQYLIQQRIQQEELKRARQASR, translated from the exons GTGACAACATACATTTAAAGATCTTAGTGCCGTCAATTGCCGCCGGAGCCATCATTGGTAAAGGAGGAGAAACCATCGCTCAAGTACAAAAAGAGGCTGGAGCCCGCGTTAAAATGTCCAAGGCTAATGACTTTTATCCAG CCACAACAGAAAGAGTATGCTTAATAATGGGTGCTGCAGATTCTGTCAGAAAAATACACACATTCATCATGgaaaaaattagagaaaagcCAGACCCCAACCCAAAGTtagaagaaacaaataaaaactttgagAGGCACAGACAGGTTTGTAATGAA GTTAAAATTTTAGTGCCAAACAGCACAGCGGGAATGATTATAGGAAAATCAGGAAACTATATAAAACAGATAAAGGAAGAAAGTGGGGCCTACATACAGATATCACAGAAGTCTAAAGAAATTAATTTACCAGAAAGATGTGTTACAATAGCTG gTGATGTTGAATCCAACAAAAAAGCAGTAGActtaattttacagaaaattgtTGAAGATCCACAAAGTGGGAGTTGTCCAAATATCAGCTATGCAGATTATACTGGTCCTGTTGCAAGTGCTAATCCTACTGGTTCCCCATTTGCAAACCCTAATGTTGCACAAAACAGAGGACAAGAAATGGTTGTCAACACAACCAATTATTCAACCCAAGGTGCTTTTGGCATAGGAATAAATGGGAACACTGCTTTTAGCAATAGTTTAGGAAACGGAAttacaaatttgaatttaaatgctGCATTAGGGCAACCAGGTGGACAAATGACCAGTTCAGCAttggaaaatttgaaaatgacattACGTGGAAACGGGTATTCCGAACAGGCTACAGAGGATATCAGTAACGCTATGAACGTGTTGGCAAGTTATGGCATTCTAGGAATGATAGGACTGAATCAGATTCCAACAGTAAATAATATGGGAACGATTGCAAATATGGGACAGCCTACTCCAGGGATGACAGCAGGTGTGGCTAATATGCAGAATATGCAGAACATGCAGAATATGCAGGCTACTATGCAGCAAGGAATGAACATGAACTCTTCCCTTGGAGCTCAAGGAATGATGGCTGCCACGCCTGCCAGCTCAGCACAGAATAATTCTTATCTCAATACGAGCAATAGCTCAACTGGTGCTGGTAGTTTGTTTGGACCTGTTGGTAGTGGGTCATCTGGTTTGGGGAGTTCTGGATCAACTGGAGCTGGCTCTAGTCTGTTTGGGAGCTCCTCACCAAGTATGGCCAATGAGAGATACGTTGGGAGCCCCATGTTGAATGACTCATTTACAGGAGCAACAAATTACACAAGCACTCCAACAGCATTTGCCGCACCAGCCATGCAGACTGAAAAACCGCCAAACATAGCACTGAATCAAAATTCTTTTGGTTTAGGAACAAGTATGTACAGTCCAACAGAGGATAAACAACAAACCATTAAACAGGATTTGGAAGTAGCAGAAAGTATAGTAGGGGCTATTTTAGGTCCAGGTGGAAAAGGAATTGTTGAATTACAGCAGTTTACACAAACCAACATCCAGATTTCCAAGAAAGGAGTTTACGTACCTGGTACCAGAAATCGTATTGTCACAGTAACTGGTACTCCATCAAATATAGGAAAAGCACAGTATCTTATACAACAACGTATACAACAAGAAGAACTTAAACGTGCTAGACAAGCGTCTCGTTAA